The Chitinophagales bacterium genome has a window encoding:
- a CDS encoding acyltransferase family protein: protein MNIVHETTTSRNYTIDIIKLIAAFFVVCIHTKTTSAVDGFEQGSFSFVIDNIARFAVPFFFVASGFLIDFGNYKKLLIRIGKVIVIYATWSLLFIYIRQHNGLNYPVFQFTDDTALNDKLNVWYKILFYGYERHLWFFIAYVIAALIVAFLRRKQWLLLTLALLLYTLGLTGQQFRFGYPEHVSFLPMPTSDWLRETYFTRSGLFFAFPCMALGHIIRKQEYRIKEISTIPLSVLIAALFILQYYECVWMINNYDATTADYYISTLLLSSSILVLAMRYPGQSSVLSTTGKLSGGVYLIHPLFMYFFLVNYKELFGQEWWAYAFTPILIMLSLLSAFIISKIPFVRKLIMM from the coding sequence GTGAATATTGTGCACGAAACAACTACAAGCCGAAACTATACAATAGATATTATAAAGCTCATCGCAGCTTTCTTTGTTGTTTGTATACATACCAAAACAACAAGTGCTGTTGATGGCTTTGAGCAGGGGAGCTTTTCTTTTGTGATTGATAATATCGCACGTTTTGCCGTCCCTTTCTTTTTTGTGGCCAGTGGTTTCCTTATAGATTTTGGCAACTATAAGAAGCTACTAATACGAATAGGCAAGGTTATCGTGATATATGCTACCTGGTCATTACTGTTTATTTATATAAGACAACATAACGGATTGAATTATCCTGTTTTTCAATTTACGGATGATACGGCCCTAAATGATAAACTCAACGTTTGGTATAAGATATTATTCTACGGGTATGAGCGCCATTTATGGTTCTTCATAGCCTATGTAATAGCAGCACTCATTGTAGCCTTCTTAAGAAGAAAGCAATGGTTGTTATTGACATTGGCATTGCTATTATATACTCTGGGCCTGACAGGGCAGCAGTTTCGTTTCGGATATCCTGAGCATGTATCATTCCTGCCAATGCCAACATCAGATTGGCTCAGGGAAACATACTTTACCCGTAGTGGTTTGTTTTTTGCGTTCCCATGTATGGCATTGGGTCATATCATAAGAAAGCAGGAATACCGCATCAAAGAAATAAGTACTATACCATTATCAGTGTTGATTGCAGCTCTCTTTATTCTACAGTATTATGAATGTGTGTGGATGATAAACAATTACGATGCCACTACTGCAGACTATTATATATCAACATTGTTACTAAGCAGTTCAATACTGGTATTGGCCATGAGATACCCGGGGCAAAGTTCAGTATTGAGCACTACAGGTAAATTATCAGGAGGGGTGTACCTTATCCATCCTTTGTTCATGTATTTCTTTCTTGTTAATTATAAAGAGTTGTTCGGGCAGGAGTGGTGGGCTTATGCCTTTACTCCTATATTGATAATGCTGTCTTTACTGTCAGCATTTATTATCAGTAAGATACCTTTTGTGCGGAAGTTGATAATGATGTGA
- a CDS encoding beta-ketoacyl-[acyl-carrier-protein] synthase family protein → MAGRIVITSTGIISALGLGEDEHTHALLTMTPGLKYATHLQTKHAKEFLLGEVDMSNDQLAAKLGLPVGDNGYTRTTLLALVAMLELVNKVGADFLKEAPIALINANTVGGMCSVEDMYLDFISDKQEGPFIKYIDTLDCAESTLNIAKYFGFKPFTATISTACSSSANAIMLGNRLIQAGVVKRAICGGCDALSRFTLNGFNSLKNVDKDACRPFDQSRFGLNLGEGAGYLVLEKEEDALARGAEVLAVLSGYSNTNDAYHPTAPSPEGDGALMTMQLALQKAGLDPGDIDYINAHGTATANNDAAEGKALQRLFTQPCFSSTKPFTGHTLAAAGAIEAIFSIIALQRQVTLPNLNFNTKMEELEIAPVTEVQGKKIQHVLSNSFGFGGNNVSLLFSRA, encoded by the coding sequence ATGGCGGGAAGAATAGTTATCACATCTACCGGAATTATCTCAGCGCTTGGCCTGGGTGAGGATGAGCATACACATGCTTTGCTGACCATGACTCCAGGACTGAAATATGCAACTCACCTGCAAACAAAACACGCTAAGGAGTTTTTGCTGGGCGAGGTGGATATGTCTAATGACCAGCTTGCTGCAAAGCTGGGTTTGCCAGTAGGTGATAATGGTTACACCAGGACTACCTTGCTGGCGCTTGTCGCTATGCTGGAACTGGTAAATAAGGTAGGTGCGGACTTTCTTAAAGAAGCACCCATTGCGCTTATAAATGCCAATACTGTCGGAGGTATGTGTTCTGTAGAGGATATGTACCTCGATTTCATTTCAGACAAACAGGAAGGGCCTTTCATTAAATATATTGATACGCTGGATTGTGCTGAAAGTACATTGAACATTGCAAAGTACTTTGGTTTTAAACCTTTTACGGCTACTATCAGCACTGCATGTTCTTCGTCTGCCAATGCAATAATGTTGGGCAACAGATTGATACAGGCAGGTGTGGTGAAACGTGCCATCTGCGGTGGGTGTGATGCGCTAAGCCGTTTTACCCTGAATGGTTTCAATTCATTGAAGAATGTAGATAAAGACGCCTGTCGTCCATTCGACCAGTCGCGCTTTGGCCTGAACCTGGGAGAAGGCGCAGGGTATCTTGTACTGGAAAAAGAAGAAGATGCCTTAGCAAGAGGCGCTGAGGTGCTGGCTGTGCTCTCAGGTTACAGCAATACGAATGATGCCTATCACCCAACTGCTCCTTCACCCGAAGGTGATGGAGCGTTGATGACCATGCAACTGGCTTTGCAAAAAGCAGGGCTTGATCCCGGTGATATTGATTATATCAATGCGCATGGTACTGCTACCGCTAATAATGATGCTGCTGAAGGCAAGGCATTACAAAGGCTATTCACTCAGCCCTGTTTCAGCTCAACCAAACCATTTACAGGACACACACTGGCAGCCGCAGGTGCTATCGAAGCGATATTCAGTATTATTGCTTTGCAGCGTCAAGTAACGTTACCTAACCTCAACTTTAATACAAAAATGGAAGAGTTGGAGATAGCGCCAGTAACAGAAGTTCAAGGAAAGAAAATCCAACATGTTTTAAGCAACTCCTTCGGGTTTGGAGGTAATAATGTTTCTTTATTATTCAGTCGCGCATGA
- a CDS encoding beta-ketoacyl synthase chain length factor: protein MMKPVYILSAAVTSPQQHFEDEGFLQDIRETNDGMLVVSEPNYRKYINPVAIRRMSKLLKMGISTGMNALERAGVTKPDAIITGTGRGSMVDTEAFLLNMIENEEEALTPTSFIQSTYNSVNGWLALQTRSNGYNQTYVNRGASFELALFDAQMLLNEDGEEQNILVGCLDEITPDYVKVKSKIGYWKEPLSSNLQLFVHSDTKGTLAGEGAAFFTLTNKSENALCSLLAVEMLQDASTDEVLAAINNMLSAQGLSLTDIDVLLCGMNGDVQQQDVYTVLESKADAHTSIAAFKHLCGEYDTSSGFATWIVTHLFEGQEVPEILIQKKGTHDTIRNILVVNHYILNSTSLLLFRSVE, encoded by the coding sequence ATGATGAAACCTGTCTACATATTGTCAGCAGCAGTTACTTCTCCTCAACAGCATTTTGAGGATGAAGGCTTTCTGCAGGATATCAGGGAAACGAATGACGGTATGCTGGTTGTGTCTGAACCTAATTACAGGAAATACATCAATCCTGTAGCCATCAGGCGTATGAGTAAGTTGCTGAAGATGGGCATCAGTACCGGTATGAATGCACTGGAAAGGGCGGGAGTTACAAAACCTGATGCTATTATCACTGGTACCGGCAGGGGATCCATGGTAGATACAGAGGCCTTTTTGCTGAATATGATAGAGAATGAAGAAGAAGCTCTTACTCCCACATCTTTTATACAATCTACTTATAACTCAGTAAATGGCTGGCTGGCATTGCAAACCAGGTCGAATGGATACAACCAGACCTACGTGAACAGGGGTGCTTCTTTTGAACTAGCCTTGTTTGATGCGCAAATGCTGTTGAACGAAGATGGTGAGGAGCAGAATATACTTGTAGGTTGCCTGGACGAAATAACACCAGACTATGTTAAGGTGAAAAGCAAAATAGGATATTGGAAAGAGCCACTTTCTTCCAACCTTCAACTGTTTGTGCACAGCGATACAAAAGGTACATTAGCCGGTGAGGGCGCAGCTTTTTTTACCCTGACCAATAAAAGCGAAAATGCATTGTGCAGCTTGCTTGCCGTAGAAATGTTGCAGGATGCCTCAACAGATGAAGTGCTTGCTGCCATAAATAATATGTTGTCTGCACAAGGGCTATCGTTGACAGATATAGATGTATTACTTTGTGGCATGAATGGCGATGTGCAACAGCAGGATGTATATACAGTGTTAGAATCTAAAGCGGATGCTCATACATCAATTGCTGCGTTTAAACATCTTTGTGGTGAATATGATACCTCATCTGGTTTTGCTACATGGATCGTTACACATCTTTTTGAAGGACAAGAAGTACCTGAGATCCTTATTCAGAAAAAGGGAACACACGATACTATAAGAAATATATTGGTTGTGAACCACTACATCCTGAACAGTACGTCACTACTGCTATTCCGATCTGTTGAATAA
- the ruvX gene encoding Holliday junction resolvase RuvX — protein sequence MARILALDYGKKRTGIAVSDPEQIIARGLGTVETKELIGYLKNYFKEESVEKVVIGYPLNFDDTPTDATPLVEKFIGKYKHVFPHIEIETVDERLSSKMASHAISGMGLKKKERESKELIDTVAATILLQDYLESRG from the coding sequence GTGGCAAGGATTCTAGCATTGGATTACGGCAAAAAACGAACAGGCATCGCCGTATCAGACCCTGAGCAGATCATAGCGAGGGGGCTGGGAACTGTTGAAACAAAGGAACTGATAGGCTACCTTAAGAACTACTTTAAGGAGGAATCGGTGGAAAAGGTCGTCATTGGTTACCCGCTGAACTTTGACGATACCCCTACTGATGCTACCCCATTGGTGGAGAAATTCATAGGCAAATACAAGCACGTGTTTCCTCATATAGAAATAGAGACCGTAGATGAGCGCCTGAGCTCGAAAATGGCCTCGCATGCCATATCCGGTATGGGGCTGAAAAAGAAAGAAAGAGAAAGCAAAGAACTGATAGATACAGTAGCCGCTACTATCCTGCTGCAGGATTACTTAGAAAGCCGCGGCTAA
- a CDS encoding acyl carrier protein, which translates to MEELKNTLKQQIIESLNLEGMTPADIDDNAPLFGEGLGLDSIDSLELMVLLERNYGIKIEDAREGRKVLESVASMAAYIQEHRTV; encoded by the coding sequence ATGGAAGAATTGAAAAATACCCTGAAACAGCAGATCATTGAATCGTTGAACCTGGAAGGAATGACACCTGCTGATATAGACGACAATGCACCCCTTTTTGGCGAAGGGTTGGGCCTGGATAGTATCGATTCTCTGGAGTTGATGGTATTGCTTGAGCGCAACTATGGCATTAAGATAGAAGATGCCAGGGAGGGACGTAAAGTATTAGAGTCTGTAGCATCAATGGCGGCATATATCCAGGAACACAGGACTGTATAA
- a CDS encoding 2-oxoglutarate dehydrogenase E1 component: protein MKDFSYVMNSHPAYIESLYQDYKKDPSSVDAELEKFFEGFDFASRTNGNGAVEQETPIYADRAQITDEQLAKEVGVFWLIRAYRKRGHLIATTNPIRQRIDRKPQLDLHYFGLSDADLETEFHAGVRLKMGKAKLKDILAKLKKIYAGNVGIEYTYINDQATCEWIENEFEEMMDEELPLEKKKRILEKLNEGVMFEEFLHKKYIGQKRFSLEGGESTIPALDTIINSASETGVKEVVIGMAHRGRLNVLANTLKKTYEQIFSEFEGYLPPDTTMGSGDVKYHLGFRSNIETPAGKQVNVQLTPNPSHLEVVDPVVVGFARAKADSIYDSDYDSVLPILIHGDAAIAGQGVVYELLQMSKLEGYYTGGTIHFVINNQIGFTTDFYDARSANYCTSIASMVHAPVLHVNGDDPEAVVKACEIAVAYRQKYHGDFFIDMVCYRKHGHNEGDDPSFTQPKLYELIKKHVNPREKYTQQLLASGTSDAKKLAQEMEERYWNDLQQRLDEVKEKPIPYNMQEPEKAWSSLRHSKHEDFDHSPETSISAEQVDRLVKDLMYIPEGFKPLRKIKKLLDDKVKLYKEEKKLDWATGELMAYASLIADGKIVRMSGQDVERGTFSHRHSVLHDENDNSSYNRLSKVSDNPEAFKVYNSLLSEFAVLGFEYGYSIADPNALTIWEAQFGDFANGCQTVIDQYIVSAETKWRKMSGIVMLLPHGYEGQGPEHSSARIERFLQLCAEDNIVVTNITTAANLFHMFRRQMTWGFRKPLVNFSPKANLRHVRSYSPVEDFTQGGFREVIDDPNIKTAGKVKRVVLCSGKVYFDLSEKQIEEKRTDVALVRLEQMYPLPTRQLNELKDKYKKAEWVWVQEEPRNMGAAGYLYMNQEDFSVDRYITRPASAASATGFAKQHAQQQKELIVDKAFEF from the coding sequence ATGAAAGATTTTTCTTATGTGATGAATTCACACCCTGCCTATATAGAGTCTCTATATCAGGATTATAAAAAAGACCCCTCTTCTGTTGATGCTGAACTGGAAAAGTTTTTTGAAGGTTTCGACTTCGCCTCCCGGACGAACGGAAATGGAGCTGTAGAGCAGGAAACTCCTATTTATGCAGACCGGGCACAGATAACAGACGAACAATTAGCTAAAGAAGTAGGCGTATTCTGGCTGATACGTGCTTATCGCAAGCGTGGCCACCTGATAGCTACTACCAACCCTATCAGGCAGAGAATAGATCGTAAACCGCAGTTGGATCTCCATTATTTCGGACTTAGTGATGCAGACCTTGAAACTGAGTTTCATGCTGGTGTTCGCCTGAAAATGGGTAAGGCTAAGCTGAAGGATATACTTGCCAAGCTGAAAAAAATATATGCAGGTAATGTGGGTATTGAATATACCTACATCAACGACCAGGCTACCTGCGAGTGGATAGAGAACGAGTTTGAGGAAATGATGGATGAGGAGTTGCCACTCGAGAAGAAGAAAAGGATACTCGAGAAGCTGAACGAAGGAGTGATGTTCGAGGAGTTCCTGCACAAGAAATACATAGGTCAGAAAAGGTTCAGCCTGGAAGGGGGGGAGAGTACTATTCCTGCGTTGGATACGATCATCAACTCAGCGTCAGAAACAGGTGTGAAAGAAGTAGTGATAGGTATGGCTCACCGCGGCCGCCTGAATGTTCTGGCTAATACCCTGAAAAAGACTTACGAGCAGATTTTTTCTGAATTTGAAGGTTATTTGCCTCCTGATACTACCATGGGTAGCGGTGATGTAAAATATCACCTGGGCTTCCGATCAAATATCGAGACTCCTGCGGGTAAACAGGTGAATGTACAACTGACGCCCAATCCTTCGCATCTTGAAGTTGTGGACCCGGTTGTGGTTGGCTTTGCCCGTGCTAAAGCCGATTCTATTTATGATAGCGATTATGATAGCGTATTGCCTATACTGATACATGGTGATGCAGCGATAGCGGGACAGGGTGTAGTGTACGAACTGCTGCAGATGAGTAAACTGGAAGGTTATTATACAGGAGGTACCATACACTTTGTTATCAATAACCAGATAGGCTTTACTACAGATTTCTATGATGCACGTTCTGCCAACTATTGCACCAGTATTGCATCTATGGTACATGCACCGGTACTGCACGTAAATGGTGATGACCCGGAGGCTGTGGTAAAAGCATGCGAAATAGCCGTGGCATACAGGCAGAAGTACCATGGGGATTTTTTCATAGATATGGTATGCTATCGCAAGCACGGGCATAACGAAGGTGATGACCCGAGCTTTACACAGCCTAAACTGTATGAACTGATAAAGAAACACGTGAACCCACGTGAAAAGTATACTCAGCAATTGCTGGCAAGCGGTACTTCTGATGCCAAGAAACTGGCACAGGAGATGGAAGAAAGGTATTGGAACGATTTGCAACAAAGATTGGACGAAGTGAAAGAAAAGCCGATTCCATATAACATGCAGGAGCCTGAGAAAGCATGGAGCAGTCTCAGGCACTCAAAGCATGAGGACTTCGACCATTCACCTGAAACCAGTATTAGTGCAGAGCAGGTAGATAGGTTAGTCAAAGACCTGATGTATATTCCGGAAGGGTTTAAGCCATTGAGGAAGATAAAGAAGTTGCTGGACGATAAAGTGAAGTTGTATAAGGAGGAAAAAAAACTGGATTGGGCTACCGGTGAACTTATGGCTTACGCCAGCCTGATAGCAGATGGTAAGATCGTACGCATGAGCGGCCAGGATGTGGAGAGAGGTACATTCTCTCACCGCCACTCTGTGTTGCACGATGAGAACGATAATTCCAGCTACAACAGGCTGAGTAAAGTGTCTGATAACCCGGAAGCGTTTAAGGTATATAACTCTTTACTGAGTGAGTTTGCCGTGCTAGGTTTTGAATATGGTTACTCAATAGCAGACCCTAACGCATTGACCATATGGGAAGCCCAGTTTGGCGATTTTGCTAATGGTTGCCAAACCGTTATCGACCAATATATCGTATCAGCTGAAACCAAATGGCGCAAAATGAGCGGCATAGTTATGCTGTTGCCCCATGGTTATGAAGGACAGGGCCCCGAACACTCATCAGCAAGAATTGAACGTTTCCTGCAATTATGTGCAGAAGATAACATCGTAGTAACGAATATTACTACTGCGGCTAACCTATTCCACATGTTCCGCAGGCAAATGACATGGGGTTTCCGTAAGCCATTGGTGAATTTCTCACCGAAGGCTAACCTGAGACATGTGCGCTCATACTCACCTGTTGAGGACTTTACCCAAGGTGGTTTCCGCGAGGTGATAGACGATCCGAACATAAAAACGGCCGGCAAAGTGAAACGTGTGGTGTTGTGTAGCGGTAAAGTGTACTTCGACCTGAGTGAAAAGCAGATAGAGGAAAAACGCACTGATGTGGCGTTAGTTCGCTTGGAGCAGATGTATCCTTTGCCAACAAGGCAACTGAATGAGTTGAAGGACAAGTATAAAAAAGCTGAGTGGGTATGGGTACAGGAAGAACCGCGTAATATGGGTGCGGCCGGGTACCTGTATATGAACCAGGAAGATTTTTCGGTGGACAGGTATATAACACGGCCTGCCAGTGCAGCTTCTGCTACCGGTTTTGCTAAACAGCACGCCCAGCAGCAGAAAGAGCTGATAGTGGATAAAGCATTTGAATTTTAA
- a CDS encoding glycosyltransferase family 2 protein, protein MFGSKWVLCVFSYNRGMLLRNLLRSARLFYPEFDIVIFDDNSDDAETQKVLTEQGSTNCKVIISPSDHTKSKHGGLYAQMNKALMYAIDHQYSYAYFVQDDMQFLWRDEVLENKITKAFTRKECLMCNSSFLQKILTDGIEDRLPLAEDNLYTFKGNGVADTGIIDLEKAREADLQFPEHSESGNGQYWYNKGFRLYWLPQPHLAWVPWPATFRNRQKENRKTNELLPLTDESIKRLQQNQSYAYLEDYTKTVRLLPKPYWYTANPGKLNLLKIYIKYYLKHII, encoded by the coding sequence ATGTTCGGCAGCAAATGGGTGCTTTGTGTTTTCAGCTACAACAGGGGTATGCTCTTGCGAAACCTGCTGCGTTCAGCAAGGCTTTTCTATCCGGAGTTCGATATTGTAATATTTGATGACAATAGTGATGATGCTGAAACTCAAAAAGTACTTACTGAACAGGGCAGCACTAACTGCAAAGTGATAATAAGCCCCTCAGACCATACAAAAAGTAAACACGGAGGCCTATATGCTCAAATGAACAAGGCACTGATGTATGCTATTGACCACCAATACAGCTATGCCTACTTCGTACAGGATGACATGCAGTTCTTGTGGCGCGATGAAGTATTAGAGAATAAGATAACCAAAGCCTTTACCCGAAAAGAATGCCTGATGTGCAACAGCAGTTTTTTACAAAAGATACTCACTGATGGAATTGAAGACAGGCTACCTCTTGCTGAAGATAATTTGTACACATTTAAGGGCAACGGTGTGGCTGACACCGGGATCATAGACCTAGAGAAAGCCCGGGAAGCGGATCTTCAATTTCCGGAACACAGTGAAAGTGGTAACGGACAATACTGGTATAATAAAGGCTTCAGGCTGTATTGGCTGCCACAACCACACCTGGCATGGGTGCCATGGCCAGCCACATTCCGCAACAGGCAAAAAGAGAACAGGAAGACCAACGAATTGCTACCTTTGACAGATGAAAGCATCAAACGGTTACAGCAAAACCAATCGTACGCCTACCTTGAAGATTATACAAAAACGGTTCGCCTTTTACCTAAACCTTACTGGTATACTGCCAACCCGGGCAAATTGAATTTGTTGAAAATTTATATTAAGTACTATTTAAAACACATCATATAA
- a CDS encoding peptide deformylase, producing MILPVVAYGHPVLRKMCEDITPDYPELKKLIADMWETMYHSNGVGLAAPQINRAIRMFVVDTEQIVENFDEVDKEEYPNEKPVKRVFINAHVIEKSGEEWAYNEGCLSIPKIREDIYRHAKVKLRFVDEQFNEHLEEFDGITARVILHEYDHIDGKLFIDYMKPIKKRLIQKKLNDISNGKVKTDYRMLFVK from the coding sequence ATGATTTTACCTGTTGTGGCCTACGGGCATCCCGTTTTAAGGAAAATGTGTGAAGATATAACCCCGGACTACCCGGAGTTGAAAAAGCTGATAGCTGATATGTGGGAAACAATGTATCACAGCAACGGCGTGGGACTGGCCGCTCCGCAGATAAACCGTGCGATAAGAATGTTTGTAGTAGATACTGAGCAGATAGTAGAGAACTTTGATGAAGTGGACAAAGAGGAATATCCGAATGAAAAGCCTGTAAAAAGGGTATTCATCAATGCGCATGTAATAGAAAAATCGGGCGAAGAGTGGGCTTATAATGAAGGTTGTCTGAGCATACCTAAAATAAGGGAGGACATTTATCGTCACGCCAAAGTGAAACTGCGCTTTGTTGACGAACAGTTCAATGAGCATTTAGAAGAGTTTGATGGCATTACGGCAAGGGTTATTTTGCACGAGTATGACCATATAGATGGCAAACTGTTCATAGATTATATGAAACCCATTAAGAAAAGACTGATACAGAAAAAGTTGAATGACATAAGTAACGGAAAAGTAAAGACCGATTACCGCATGTTATTTGTCAAATAA
- a CDS encoding anti-sigma factor: MNIKEYIESGILEAYVLGALTEDERIGVESDIALYPELAAELAAIEEAMLNLAQDQAVPPPAFMQEQIWEALDNETTEEEPAEDNNPAPTQTIPIPPKQPSWQRAAIWAAVIVSALTNFILLSQRNQSRDQQMALVAKVDSMEATQQQLATVIDAYKKEKDLLADPGMKTVVMHKEGDTHMAGVVYWNKEKGDAYLAFHNMPLPPQGKQYQLWVIQDGKPVDMGVISNDMVAKDGSPKKIPLNVQSGQAFAISLEKEGGNPTPTQVYMVGVI; the protein is encoded by the coding sequence GTGAATATAAAGGAATACATAGAATCAGGCATATTAGAAGCCTACGTACTAGGCGCCCTCACAGAAGATGAGCGCATCGGCGTAGAGTCTGATATAGCCTTGTATCCTGAACTGGCGGCGGAACTGGCGGCCATTGAGGAGGCTATGCTAAACCTTGCACAGGACCAGGCGGTACCGCCTCCGGCATTTATGCAGGAGCAGATATGGGAAGCCCTGGACAATGAAACTACAGAAGAAGAACCTGCAGAAGATAATAATCCTGCCCCCACACAAACCATTCCTATACCTCCCAAACAACCTTCGTGGCAAAGAGCCGCTATATGGGCAGCCGTGATAGTAAGTGCGCTTACCAACTTCATACTACTGAGCCAGAGAAACCAGAGCAGGGATCAACAAATGGCGCTTGTTGCCAAAGTAGACTCGATGGAGGCCACGCAACAACAACTGGCGACTGTAATTGACGCGTACAAAAAAGAAAAAGATCTGCTGGCTGACCCCGGTATGAAGACTGTTGTCATGCACAAAGAAGGTGACACACATATGGCGGGTGTCGTATACTGGAATAAAGAAAAAGGTGATGCCTACCTGGCTTTTCACAATATGCCGCTGCCACCACAAGGCAAACAGTACCAACTTTGGGTAATACAGGATGGGAAACCTGTTGATATGGGCGTTATTTCCAACGATATGGTTGCAAAGGATGGCTCCCCGAAAAAGATACCTCTTAATGTACAATCCGGCCAGGCATTTGCTATTTCATTAGAAAAAGAAGGCGGCAACCCTACTCCTACGCAAGTGTATATGGTAGGGGTTATTTAA
- a CDS encoding sigma-70 family RNA polymerase sigma factor, producing the protein MLLKQKSRQGFDYLYKQYSGALYGIIRKVIADEQTAQDVLQEAFVKIWNNIDKFDPAKGRLYTWMLNLCRNTAIDKLRSKGEIMKGKIRTGDDIVYNEQNDLSTEQKTDTIGLRNVVAGMKPEYQSIVELAYFKGFTLDEISKSLDVPLGTVKTRMRKAMSILREHYNIN; encoded by the coding sequence ATGCTGCTTAAGCAAAAGAGCAGACAGGGGTTCGATTACCTGTACAAGCAATATTCAGGTGCTTTGTACGGTATCATCCGTAAGGTTATTGCAGACGAACAGACAGCCCAGGATGTATTGCAGGAGGCATTTGTTAAAATATGGAACAACATTGACAAATTTGACCCCGCAAAGGGACGCCTGTACACATGGATGCTGAACCTGTGCCGCAATACAGCTATAGACAAGCTACGCTCGAAGGGAGAGATCATGAAAGGGAAAATCCGTACAGGTGATGATATCGTATATAATGAGCAGAATGATCTGAGCACAGAACAAAAAACAGACACGATAGGGCTTAGAAATGTAGTAGCAGGCATGAAGCCCGAATATCAGTCAATAGTAGAACTGGCTTATTTCAAAGGTTTTACCCTCGATGAAATATCAAAATCACTAGACGTACCACTCGGGACTGTAAAGACCCGGATGAGGAAAGCTATGAGTATATTACGGGAACATTATAATATTAATTAA